A stretch of the Kroppenstedtia eburnea genome encodes the following:
- a CDS encoding MFS transporter, with amino-acid sequence MRIPVVEAISVPFGKKLSLDSYVIAIFLSALDFGMIAPSLTVIATDLAFPVRWVIWVIALHLAVFVLALPLMEMWGARMGQSRWFVISLSLFSLGSLVAGAGSQWPALLCGRVIQALGAGGIVPLLSAELRRLTRLKSRLWRVAIHLGLGGLLILVPLFSSWVAWQYSWRWLFWVNLPAALAIYILSFRFSSGGGSRVPPQQTAGLFYFAGILLSSMVSVSRLNPSHGWGMLADPDFLPFAILSVGLIVPLLMAERQSEHPFFQPRMFTDLRLIGIHGVVALAGCTWVAVVLVPGWMVEMFGQPRGTGGVFLSVVAGAAWLTLPLARWITARWGYQGALAIGFFAIACAYFTLALVEDRFTFIVVLALLGGGLSLTLMAPVHELLFEILPLRQIKSGLMVIAMFRTAGGALGLLLIGLSLFEPVDPAHGVLWKAGFQMGLLTAAGAAVLGFVISLLLPLSDGSGSKED; translated from the coding sequence TTGAGGATTCCGGTTGTGGAGGCGATTTCGGTGCCCTTCGGAAAAAAGTTATCCCTGGACTCTTATGTGATTGCCATTTTCCTGAGTGCGCTCGATTTCGGTATGATCGCCCCGTCATTGACCGTGATCGCCACAGACCTTGCCTTTCCGGTTCGGTGGGTGATCTGGGTGATTGCTCTCCACCTGGCGGTATTCGTCCTCGCCCTTCCTTTGATGGAGATGTGGGGCGCACGGATGGGGCAGAGTCGATGGTTTGTCATCTCCCTCTCTCTCTTTTCCCTGGGCTCTCTCGTGGCGGGGGCGGGCAGCCAGTGGCCGGCCCTGTTATGCGGACGGGTGATTCAAGCCTTGGGAGCGGGAGGGATTGTCCCGCTGCTGTCTGCGGAACTCCGTCGCCTGACCCGATTGAAAAGCCGTCTCTGGAGGGTTGCGATTCACTTGGGCCTGGGGGGATTGCTCATCCTGGTCCCTCTTTTCTCTTCCTGGGTTGCTTGGCAATACAGTTGGCGGTGGTTGTTTTGGGTCAACCTTCCCGCCGCCCTGGCGATCTACATCCTGAGTTTCCGGTTTTCCTCCGGCGGAGGTTCCCGCGTTCCCCCTCAGCAAACGGCGGGTCTCTTTTATTTCGCAGGGATTCTTTTATCATCGATGGTGTCCGTCTCCCGTCTCAATCCGTCCCATGGGTGGGGCATGCTGGCGGATCCTGATTTTCTGCCCTTTGCGATCCTTTCCGTCGGGTTGATTGTTCCGTTGCTGATGGCGGAGCGCCAATCGGAACATCCCTTCTTCCAACCCCGGATGTTCACGGATCTTCGGTTGATCGGAATACACGGAGTCGTGGCGTTGGCGGGTTGCACCTGGGTGGCGGTGGTGTTGGTGCCGGGATGGATGGTGGAAATGTTTGGCCAACCCCGGGGAACCGGAGGGGTGTTTCTCTCTGTCGTTGCAGGTGCGGCATGGTTGACACTGCCATTGGCCCGGTGGATCACCGCCCGCTGGGGATACCAGGGGGCCCTGGCGATCGGCTTTTTCGCCATCGCCTGCGCCTACTTCACGCTGGCTCTGGTGGAGGATCGGTTTACATTCATCGTCGTGTTGGCGCTGTTGGGAGGAGGGCTCAGTTTGACCCTGATGGCTCCGGTTCACGAACTGTTGTTTGAAATACTTCCACTCAGACAGATCAAAAGCGGACTGATGGTGATCGCCATGTTTCGGACTGCGGGGGGTGCCCTGGGTCTGCTCCTGATCGGTCTGTCCCTCTTTGAACCCGTGGATCCCGCCCACGGCGTGCTTTGGAAGGCGGGATTTCAAATGGGGTTGCTGACAGCGGCGGGGGCGGCGGTTCTCGGTTTTGTGATCTCTCTTTTGCTCCCCCTCTCCGACGGAAGCGGTTCCAAAGAGGATTGA
- the mraZ gene encoding division/cell wall cluster transcriptional repressor MraZ, whose protein sequence is MFMGEYRHSVDDKGRLIIPSKFREDLGEAFVITRGLDHCLFVYPMPEWKQLEQKLKSLPFTKADARAFTRFFFSGATVAELDKQGRVNLPGNLREFAKLEKDCVVIGVSSRVEIWSKEAWASYYETSQDSFNEIAEKLVDLDLNL, encoded by the coding sequence GTGTTCATGGGTGAATACCGCCACAGTGTGGACGATAAAGGCCGTTTGATCATCCCGTCCAAATTTCGGGAAGATCTGGGGGAGGCCTTTGTCATCACCCGTGGACTGGACCACTGCCTGTTTGTTTATCCCATGCCGGAGTGGAAGCAGTTGGAACAAAAACTGAAGTCACTCCCGTTCACAAAAGCCGACGCCCGCGCATTCACCCGTTTTTTCTTTTCGGGTGCGACAGTGGCGGAGCTGGACAAGCAGGGCCGGGTCAACCTTCCGGGAAACCTGCGGGAGTTCGCAAAGCTGGAAAAGGATTGTGTCGTCATCGGTGTTTCCAGCCGGGTGGAAATATGGAGTAAAGAAGCGTGGGCATCCTACTATGAGACTTCCCAGGATTCATTCAACGAAATTGCAGAAAAATTGGTGGACCTGGATTTGAATCTGTAG
- a CDS encoding adenosylhomocysteinase: MSLMSIIRDRSLAPQGRLKMDWARQHMPVLNRIRREFLEEQPLAGQRVAISLHLEAKTACLAELLKDAGAEVAITGSNPLSTKDDVAAALAESGVTVFAKYDPSPEEYKEHLMLTLETRPDLIIDDGGDLVSILHAERPDLLQQVKGGCEETTTGILRLRALEKSGELKFPMLAVNDAYSKFLFDNRYGTGQSVWDGINKATNLVVAGKTVVVVGYGWCGRGVAMRAQGLGARVVVAEVDPIKATEAHMDGFTLLPMAEAAKVGEIFVTVTGNKKVITEEHFSLMRDGAILANAGHFDVEIDKPSLEELAVSKRTVRKDITEYQLADGRRIHLLCDGRLVNLVAGDGHPAEIMDMTFALQTLSLIYVLENHGKIGPHVMDVPYHIDEQVAIYKLDSLGVGIDDMTGEQKEYLNSWMV, from the coding sequence ATGAGTTTGATGAGTATCATACGGGACAGGAGTCTGGCCCCCCAAGGGCGTCTGAAGATGGATTGGGCCCGGCAACATATGCCGGTGCTCAACCGGATCCGCAGGGAGTTTCTCGAAGAGCAGCCCCTGGCGGGACAACGGGTGGCCATCTCCCTGCACTTGGAGGCCAAAACGGCTTGTCTGGCGGAACTGCTGAAGGATGCCGGGGCCGAGGTGGCCATCACCGGAAGCAATCCCCTGTCCACCAAGGATGATGTGGCTGCCGCCCTGGCGGAATCCGGAGTGACCGTATTTGCCAAATATGATCCGAGCCCGGAAGAATACAAAGAGCACCTGATGCTCACATTGGAAACCCGTCCCGACTTGATCATCGATGATGGTGGAGACCTGGTCAGCATCCTCCATGCTGAGCGGCCGGACCTGCTGCAACAGGTGAAGGGAGGATGCGAGGAGACGACGACGGGGATTTTGCGCCTGCGTGCCCTGGAAAAGTCAGGGGAACTGAAATTCCCGATGTTGGCAGTTAACGACGCCTACTCCAAATTCCTCTTTGACAACCGGTATGGAACCGGTCAATCGGTTTGGGACGGGATCAATAAAGCCACCAACCTGGTCGTGGCAGGGAAAACGGTGGTGGTGGTCGGTTATGGCTGGTGCGGCCGGGGTGTGGCCATGCGGGCACAGGGACTGGGTGCCCGGGTGGTTGTGGCGGAAGTGGATCCGATCAAGGCGACGGAAGCCCACATGGACGGGTTCACTCTCCTGCCGATGGCGGAAGCGGCCAAAGTGGGCGAGATCTTCGTCACGGTGACCGGGAACAAAAAAGTGATCACCGAAGAGCACTTCTCCCTGATGAGAGACGGGGCCATCCTGGCCAATGCCGGTCACTTCGATGTGGAAATCGACAAACCGTCCCTGGAGGAACTGGCTGTCAGCAAACGGACCGTGCGCAAGGATATCACCGAGTACCAGTTGGCAGACGGTCGCCGGATTCATCTTCTCTGTGACGGTCGCCTGGTCAACCTGGTGGCGGGGGACGGTCATCCGGCGGAGATTATGGACATGACCTTTGCTCTGCAGACGCTCTCTCTGATCTATGTCCTGGAAAACCACGGCAAAATCGGCCCCCATGTCATGGATGTCCCCTATCACATCGATGAGCAGGTGGCCATTTACAAACTGGACTCTCTCGGTGTCGGTATTGACGACATGACCGGAGAACAGAAAGAGTATCTCAACAGTTGGATGGTGTGA
- a CDS encoding enoyl-CoA hydratase produces the protein MSLVEWERKEGISILTLNRPEVFNALNMPALEQLREIAEELRHSRATRVVVVTGAGEKAFCAGADLKERRDFTEDQVRRYIHMIRETFHALASLPRPVIAAVNGVAFGGGMELALACDLRIADEHAVLGLTETSLGIIPGAGGTQRLARLIGTARAKELIFTAKRITAREGETLGLLNRVVTGGTVMEAAMEVAAQINENAPLALAQAKYAIDHGSETDLATGLAMETKAYEVLIPTKDRLEGLQAFKEKRKPIYLGE, from the coding sequence GTGAGCCTGGTGGAATGGGAGCGGAAAGAGGGCATCTCCATCCTGACGCTGAATCGACCGGAAGTATTCAACGCCCTCAATATGCCCGCCTTGGAACAATTGCGTGAGATTGCAGAGGAGTTGAGACATTCCAGAGCCACCCGGGTGGTGGTGGTGACCGGAGCGGGGGAAAAAGCCTTCTGTGCCGGGGCGGATCTGAAAGAACGGCGGGATTTCACAGAGGATCAGGTTCGACGCTACATCCACATGATCCGGGAAACCTTCCATGCACTGGCTTCTCTTCCCAGACCGGTGATCGCTGCAGTCAACGGTGTCGCCTTCGGTGGGGGGATGGAACTGGCTTTGGCCTGTGATCTTCGGATCGCCGATGAACATGCCGTCTTGGGATTGACGGAGACCTCCCTGGGAATCATCCCCGGAGCGGGGGGAACCCAGCGACTGGCCCGCTTGATCGGGACGGCCCGGGCCAAGGAGTTGATCTTCACCGCCAAAAGGATCACTGCCCGGGAAGGGGAAACACTGGGTCTGCTCAACCGGGTGGTGACCGGGGGAACGGTGATGGAGGCAGCCATGGAGGTGGCGGCTCAAATCAATGAAAACGCCCCCTTGGCCCTGGCCCAGGCCAAATATGCCATCGACCACGGATCGGAAACAGATCTGGCGACCGGGTTGGCCATGGAAACCAAGGCATACGAAGTATTAATACCCACCAAGGATCGTCTGGAAGGGCTGCAAGCTTTTAAGGAGAAAAGAAAGCCCATCTATTTGGGCGAGTGA
- a CDS encoding acyl-CoA carboxylase subunit beta, with protein sequence MREEMVNQLKERVERIRKGGAPKYHEKLKEQNKLFVRKRLELLFDDPFQLEDGLFANGMEESLPADGVVTAIGKVNGQTVCVMANDSTVKAGSWGARTVEKIIRIQETAEKMRVPLIYLVDSAGARITDQIEMFPGRRGAGRIFYNQVKLSGVIPQVCILFGPSAAGGAYIPAFCDLVIMVENNASMYLGSPRMAEMVIGEKVSLEEMGGARMHCTVSGCGDVLAADEEEAIASARRYLQFFPAHHAEKPARIEGRSPAPDAKKISEIVPDNQNAPFDMSELIRSLVDEGSFFEVKQLFAKELITGLARLEGRPVGIIANQSKVKGGVLFVDSADKAARFITLCDAFNIPLLFLADVPGFMIGTQTERAGLIRHGAKMIAAMSEATVPKLSVIVRKAYGAGLYAMAGPAFEPDCCLALPTAQIAVMGPEAAVNAVYSNKIAQLEGAEKVRFVQEKRAEYQQDIDLYRLASELIIDGIVAPDDLRRELSGRLEVYADKEITFSRRKHPVYPV encoded by the coding sequence ATGCGGGAGGAAATGGTGAATCAACTCAAAGAACGGGTGGAGCGGATCCGTAAAGGGGGAGCACCCAAATATCATGAAAAGCTGAAGGAACAGAACAAACTGTTCGTCAGAAAGCGGCTGGAACTCCTGTTTGATGATCCATTTCAATTGGAGGACGGACTGTTTGCCAACGGAATGGAGGAAAGCCTGCCCGCAGACGGCGTGGTGACCGCCATCGGCAAGGTCAACGGGCAGACCGTCTGTGTCATGGCCAATGACTCGACGGTCAAGGCGGGGTCCTGGGGGGCACGGACCGTGGAGAAAATCATCCGGATCCAGGAGACGGCGGAGAAGATGCGGGTGCCGTTGATCTATCTCGTCGACTCCGCCGGGGCCCGGATCACGGATCAGATTGAGATGTTTCCCGGAAGACGGGGAGCCGGACGCATCTTTTATAACCAGGTGAAGCTTTCCGGCGTCATCCCGCAGGTCTGCATCCTGTTCGGGCCGTCTGCGGCCGGTGGGGCATATATCCCCGCTTTTTGCGATCTGGTGATCATGGTGGAGAACAATGCCAGTATGTATCTGGGTTCCCCGCGGATGGCAGAGATGGTGATCGGGGAGAAAGTCTCTCTGGAGGAGATGGGCGGAGCCCGGATGCACTGCACGGTCAGCGGTTGCGGGGATGTCCTGGCTGCGGATGAAGAGGAAGCGATCGCTTCCGCCCGTCGCTATCTTCAATTTTTCCCGGCCCATCACGCGGAAAAGCCGGCCCGGATCGAAGGGAGGTCCCCGGCACCCGATGCGAAAAAGATCTCTGAAATCGTCCCGGACAATCAGAACGCTCCCTTCGATATGTCGGAGTTGATCCGGTCTTTGGTGGATGAAGGCTCCTTCTTCGAGGTGAAGCAGCTGTTTGCCAAAGAGTTGATCACGGGTCTGGCCCGGCTGGAGGGACGGCCGGTTGGAATCATCGCCAACCAATCCAAAGTGAAGGGCGGAGTTTTGTTCGTCGATTCCGCCGACAAGGCCGCCCGCTTTATCACCCTTTGCGATGCCTTCAACATCCCGCTCCTGTTCCTAGCGGATGTTCCCGGTTTCATGATCGGTACCCAGACGGAAAGGGCGGGTCTGATCCGTCACGGGGCCAAGATGATCGCCGCCATGTCGGAGGCGACTGTGCCCAAGCTGTCCGTCATCGTCCGAAAAGCATACGGTGCCGGCCTCTATGCGATGGCGGGTCCCGCTTTTGAGCCGGACTGCTGTCTGGCCTTGCCGACGGCCCAAATTGCCGTGATGGGACCGGAGGCCGCCGTCAACGCCGTCTACAGCAACAAGATCGCCCAACTGGAAGGGGCGGAAAAGGTCCGGTTTGTACAGGAGAAGCGGGCGGAATACCAACAGGATATCGACCTTTACCGGCTTGCCTCGGAATTGATCATCGATGGAATTGTGGCGCCGGATGACCTTCGCCGGGAGCTGAGCGGACGATTGGAAGTCTATGCGGACAAAGAGATCACCTTCAGTCGCCGAAAACACCCGGTCTATCCGGTGTGA
- the bshC gene encoding bacillithiol biosynthesis cysteine-adding enzyme BshC codes for MRVEDVYLEPDHPLIRDYLHLFHHLESFYDYNPGEDSAFVMRAEKLNRRETPVSREALASVLEQYHAGMEHPAVQANLDRLRQPDSLVVVGGQQAGILTGPLYTIYKAITLIQLARREEKRLNRPVIPVFWIAGEDHDLEEVNHLHLLSEGNTEKIIFPVEAGEKVPVSEVIPEKGLLEEWIRELGRRLPDTPHKSGLLEMLGEISRDKVSLSRHFARLMHRLFGHYGLLMIDSAFAPLRRLEVPLFEWLIQHNETFGQAVLDQAARLQAEGYPVSVDLESDKAHLFLLVDGQRQALYRSPEGMFYTRDGENRFSREQLLKQLEENPARFSNNVLTRPLMQETLFPTLAFVGGPGEISYWGLLRSAFRQAGLEMPILFPRTGITLVSRKAEKEMRRYRLTVDDVLHRLQEKKQRWLEAQVHLDVEETFSHVQTRLDRIYRPLIREISSIRPDLESLGETNRAKVLEQVEYLKKETWKALEKRGETDLRRFSELEAELRPGGGLQERVHNFLPWWNLLGESWLEELVRSPLLSVQTHRVVYL; via the coding sequence ATGAGAGTAGAGGATGTCTATCTGGAGCCGGACCATCCGCTTATAAGAGATTATCTGCATCTCTTTCATCATCTGGAATCTTTTTATGATTACAACCCCGGAGAGGATTCCGCCTTTGTCATGCGGGCCGAAAAGTTGAATCGCCGGGAAACACCTGTATCCCGGGAGGCGCTGGCCTCCGTGCTGGAGCAGTATCACGCGGGGATGGAACACCCGGCGGTACAGGCCAATTTGGATCGTCTGCGCCAACCCGACAGCTTGGTGGTGGTGGGAGGACAGCAAGCCGGAATCCTGACCGGTCCCCTTTACACCATATATAAAGCGATCACCCTGATCCAGTTGGCCCGGCGGGAGGAGAAGCGTCTCAATCGCCCGGTCATCCCGGTTTTTTGGATCGCCGGTGAAGATCATGACCTGGAGGAAGTGAACCATCTCCACCTCCTTTCGGAGGGAAACACGGAAAAGATCATTTTTCCTGTCGAGGCGGGAGAGAAGGTGCCGGTGTCTGAGGTCATTCCCGAAAAAGGGTTGCTCGAAGAATGGATCCGGGAATTGGGGCGGCGGCTGCCGGATACTCCCCACAAGTCGGGGTTGTTGGAGATGTTGGGGGAGATCTCCCGGGATAAAGTCAGCCTCTCCCGGCACTTTGCCCGGTTGATGCACCGGTTGTTCGGCCATTACGGTCTGTTGATGATCGATTCCGCTTTTGCGCCCCTTCGCCGCTTGGAAGTTCCGCTTTTTGAGTGGTTGATTCAACATAATGAAACCTTTGGCCAGGCGGTGCTGGATCAGGCCGCCCGGTTACAGGCGGAGGGTTATCCGGTTTCAGTCGATCTGGAATCGGACAAGGCCCATCTCTTTCTGCTGGTGGACGGACAGAGGCAGGCCCTTTACCGGAGTCCGGAGGGGATGTTTTACACCCGGGACGGGGAGAACCGGTTCAGTCGGGAGCAATTGTTGAAACAGCTGGAGGAGAACCCCGCCCGGTTCAGCAACAATGTGTTGACCCGCCCCCTGATGCAGGAAACTCTGTTTCCCACCCTCGCCTTTGTGGGCGGACCGGGGGAGATCAGCTACTGGGGGTTGCTCCGATCCGCCTTCCGGCAGGCGGGGCTGGAGATGCCGATTCTGTTTCCGCGCACCGGGATCACCTTGGTCAGTCGCAAGGCGGAGAAGGAGATGAGGCGGTACCGACTCACTGTGGATGACGTGTTGCACCGTCTGCAGGAAAAGAAACAGCGCTGGTTGGAAGCACAGGTTCACCTGGATGTGGAGGAGACCTTCTCCCACGTGCAAACCCGGTTGGACCGGATCTACCGGCCTTTGATCCGGGAGATTTCCTCCATTCGCCCCGATTTGGAAAGTCTGGGTGAGACCAACAGGGCCAAAGTGCTGGAACAGGTGGAATATCTGAAGAAGGAAACGTGGAAGGCATTGGAGAAAAGGGGGGAGACGGATCTGCGCCGGTTCAGTGAACTGGAGGCGGAATTGCGCCCCGGCGGCGGATTGCAGGAGCGGGTGCACAATTTTCTCCCATGGTGGAATCTCCTCGGGGAAAGTTGGTTGGAGGAGCTGGTCCGCTCCCCGCTGCTCTCGGTTCAGACCCACCGGGTGGTTTATCTGTAA
- a CDS encoding acetyl-CoA carboxylase biotin carboxyl carrier protein subunit, protein MKTVQATMAGTVLQVLVAEGDQVQAGQDVVVLESMKMEVPVQAEESGTVTSVKVEVGGFVGEGESLIELDGE, encoded by the coding sequence ATGAAAACCGTACAGGCAACGATGGCAGGAACCGTGTTACAGGTGTTGGTGGCTGAGGGGGATCAGGTGCAAGCGGGACAAGATGTGGTGGTGCTGGAATCGATGAAGATGGAAGTGCCCGTGCAAGCGGAGGAAAGCGGAACCGTGACATCAGTCAAGGTGGAAGTCGGCGGCTTCGTCGGCGAAGGCGAGTCCCTGATCGAACTGGACGGGGAATAA
- a CDS encoding ketopantoate reductase family protein, which yields MRVAVWGGGSLGLLWADRLAGRFPETILITRTRAQRDEIEARGLRVTGIDGACYHRDLQVEWAGSERLPRLDAVFITVKQRILPRIAPRLAEVCSPSAPLFLWQNGLGGERFFLPYFSPGQIYRAVTTEGALRKGPADVCHTGSGESWVGPACGGDFSPVVERLIQELSSESVPIHSAADLRQRVWEKLAVNCVINPLTALWKLPNGALPERDGFSSRMEEILGEVAQVARMEGIPLSVVELRKKILSVCRRTATNRSSMLQDLDRGEPTEVDFINGAVVEIGRKRGVPTPHNEHLTRLIHQAEGGTD from the coding sequence ATGCGGGTCGCTGTTTGGGGAGGGGGTTCCCTGGGACTCCTCTGGGCCGATCGGTTGGCCGGACGGTTTCCGGAGACGATCCTGATCACGAGAACCCGGGCCCAGCGGGATGAAATCGAGGCCCGGGGACTTCGGGTCACAGGGATCGACGGAGCATGTTATCACAGGGATCTCCAGGTCGAATGGGCGGGAAGTGAGAGATTGCCCCGGCTGGATGCTGTATTCATCACCGTGAAACAAAGGATTCTTCCCCGGATCGCCCCCCGGCTGGCTGAAGTCTGTTCGCCCTCGGCTCCCCTCTTTTTGTGGCAGAATGGTCTCGGTGGGGAAAGATTTTTCCTTCCGTACTTTTCGCCCGGACAAATTTACCGTGCCGTCACCACGGAAGGGGCGTTGCGAAAGGGACCGGCCGATGTTTGTCATACGGGGAGCGGGGAGAGCTGGGTCGGTCCCGCCTGCGGGGGAGATTTTTCGCCTGTGGTGGAGAGACTGATACAGGAACTTTCCTCGGAGTCCGTCCCGATCCACTCCGCTGCCGATCTGCGTCAGCGGGTGTGGGAGAAGCTGGCTGTCAACTGTGTGATCAATCCACTGACTGCCTTATGGAAGCTTCCCAATGGTGCTCTGCCGGAGCGGGACGGCTTCTCTTCCCGGATGGAAGAGATCCTGGGCGAGGTGGCCCAGGTGGCCCGGATGGAAGGAATCCCCCTTTCCGTGGTGGAACTCAGAAAAAAGATTTTGAGCGTTTGTCGTCGTACGGCGACCAATCGCTCCTCCATGCTCCAGGATCTGGACCGGGGGGAGCCGACGGAAGTGGATTTCATCAATGGTGCTGTGGTGGAAATAGGGAGAAAAAGAGGAGTCCCGACCCCGCACAATGAGCATTTGACCCGCCTGATCCATCAGGCTGAGGGCGGAACGGATTGA
- a CDS encoding acetyl-CoA carboxylase biotin carboxylase subunit → MRKLLIANRGEIARRILRTCRQRGIQTVAVHSEADRDLPFVREADEAVCIGPPPVAQSYLNMDAILDAARDTGADAIHPGYGLLSENAEFAGRVEEAGLIFVGPSPEVIARMGDKVTARRHMEEAGIPVVPGSDGIRDLAEASREAARIGYPVMLKASAGGGGIGMEVLHSEADLEKAFTSARGRAQAYFGDGTLFMERFIESPRHVEVQVFADGKGRTLHLFERECSVQRRNQKVVEESPSPSIRPETREALCRAAVQAAKAVGYTGAGTVEFLVDPGEDFFFLEMNTRLQVEHPVTEMVTGLDLVALQLDVAEGKPLPFGQDRIESGGHALEYRIYAEDPDRYYPSPGTLKAFAPPEGEGIRVDAGVETGSVVAPFYDPMIAKCVVWGKDREEALARSLKALSSFRVEGIKCNLPLLIRILEQPEFRRGKYDTGLLKKLQSNQR, encoded by the coding sequence ATCCGAAAACTGTTGATTGCCAACCGTGGAGAGATTGCCCGACGGATCCTGCGAACCTGTCGGCAACGGGGGATTCAGACGGTTGCCGTCCATTCCGAGGCGGATCGGGACCTGCCCTTTGTCCGGGAAGCGGATGAGGCGGTATGCATCGGACCGCCTCCGGTGGCTCAGAGCTACCTCAATATGGACGCCATTTTGGATGCCGCCCGGGACACCGGTGCCGATGCCATCCATCCGGGCTACGGTCTCCTCTCCGAGAATGCGGAATTTGCGGGGAGAGTGGAGGAAGCCGGCTTGATTTTCGTCGGTCCCTCCCCGGAAGTGATCGCCCGGATGGGAGACAAAGTGACGGCACGCCGTCACATGGAAGAAGCGGGAATTCCTGTGGTGCCGGGATCCGATGGAATCCGCGATCTGGCGGAAGCGTCCCGGGAGGCCGCCCGGATCGGCTACCCGGTCATGCTGAAAGCCAGCGCCGGAGGCGGTGGGATCGGGATGGAAGTTCTTCACTCGGAGGCGGATCTGGAAAAAGCCTTCACCTCCGCCCGGGGGCGCGCCCAGGCTTACTTTGGGGACGGGACCCTGTTCATGGAGCGGTTTATCGAATCGCCGAGGCATGTGGAGGTGCAGGTTTTTGCCGATGGAAAAGGAAGAACGTTGCATCTCTTTGAGCGGGAATGTTCTGTCCAGCGCAGAAACCAGAAAGTGGTGGAAGAGAGTCCATCCCCATCCATCCGGCCCGAAACAAGGGAGGCCCTCTGCCGGGCGGCGGTCCAGGCGGCGAAAGCGGTCGGGTATACAGGAGCGGGGACGGTTGAATTTCTGGTGGATCCCGGGGAGGACTTTTTCTTTCTGGAAATGAACACCCGCCTCCAGGTGGAACATCCCGTCACCGAAATGGTGACAGGGCTGGACTTGGTCGCCCTCCAACTGGATGTGGCGGAAGGGAAGCCGCTCCCCTTTGGGCAGGACAGGATCGAGTCCGGGGGCCATGCCCTGGAATACCGGATCTACGCGGAAGACCCTGATCGTTATTATCCCTCCCCGGGGACACTGAAAGCCTTCGCCCCTCCGGAAGGGGAAGGGATTCGCGTCGATGCCGGCGTGGAAACCGGATCGGTGGTGGCCCCTTTTTATGATCCCATGATCGCCAAGTGTGTCGTATGGGGAAAGGACAGGGAGGAGGCCTTGGCGCGAAGTTTGAAAGCGCTCTCTTCCTTCCGGGTCGAGGGAATCAAATGCAATCTTCCCCTGCTGATCCGGATTCTGGAGCAACCGGAATTCCGCCGGGGGAAATATGATACGGGACTGTTGAAAAAACTTCAATCCAACCAGAGGTGA
- a CDS encoding hydroxymethylglutaryl-CoA lyase: MREVTLVEVGLRDGLQNESRILSTADKKQLAERLIAAGVKELEITSFVHPRWIPQLSDAAELARSLPDLSDVRYRALVPNRKGLERALETPVDEFAVFLSASETHNRKNINKGIRETFPVLEEVVRAALARGKRVRGYVSTVFGCPYEGEVPVANTAEICEGLLKMGVYEISLGDTIGVATPRQVKEKLKALAGTIPVERLAGHFHDTRGTALANAYVSLEMGITTLDSAFGGLGGCPYAPGAAGNVATEDLVYMLEQEGIRTGIDLEALCEAGWLAEKLLGQRLPSKVLQSMAAHCQAKEGNRE; this comes from the coding sequence GTGAGGGAAGTCACGCTCGTGGAAGTGGGGTTGCGGGACGGATTGCAAAATGAATCCCGCATTCTGTCCACTGCCGACAAGAAACAGCTGGCCGAGCGATTGATCGCCGCCGGGGTGAAGGAGCTGGAAATCACTTCTTTTGTCCACCCCCGATGGATCCCCCAGTTATCCGACGCGGCAGAACTGGCCCGCTCCCTGCCGGATCTGTCCGATGTGCGGTACCGGGCCTTGGTCCCCAATCGGAAAGGGTTGGAAAGGGCGCTGGAAACACCGGTGGATGAATTTGCCGTCTTTCTTTCCGCCAGTGAGACCCACAACCGGAAAAATATCAACAAGGGCATCAGGGAGACCTTTCCGGTGTTGGAAGAAGTGGTCCGGGCTGCCCTCGCCCGTGGGAAACGGGTGCGCGGATATGTCTCCACGGTATTCGGTTGCCCCTATGAAGGTGAGGTGCCTGTGGCCAACACAGCGGAAATCTGCGAAGGGCTGCTGAAAATGGGGGTATATGAAATCTCCCTCGGGGATACGATCGGGGTGGCCACCCCCCGTCAAGTGAAGGAAAAATTGAAAGCCCTTGCAGGGACGATCCCGGTGGAGCGATTGGCGGGGCACTTCCATGATACCCGTGGCACCGCCTTGGCCAACGCCTATGTCAGCCTGGAGATGGGGATCACCACTCTGGACAGCGCCTTCGGCGGATTGGGGGGATGTCCCTATGCTCCGGGTGCCGCCGGTAATGTAGCCACTGAGGATCTGGTCTATATGTTGGAACAGGAAGGCATCCGGACGGGGATCGATTTGGAAGCCCTGTGTGAGGCCGGATGGTTGGCGGAAAAACTGCTTGGACAACGGTTGCCGTCCAAAGTGTTGCAAAGTATGGCGGCCCATTGTCAGGCGAAGGAGGGGAACCGGGAGTGA